A genomic segment from Rickettsia endosymbiont of Lasioglossum villosulum encodes:
- the ssb gene encoding single-stranded DNA-binding protein, which translates to MAGSLNKVTLIGNLGRDPEIRTTGEGKEIANLSLATNDIWKDRVTGEKKEKTEWHRVVIFNEGLVSVVKNYVKKGSKLYIEGSLQTRKWNDSSGVEKYTTEIVLQNFNSQLILLDSKNSTSSSLQDSGHSEYKHSKPSFDHSDLDDEIPF; encoded by the coding sequence ATGGCAGGTAGCTTAAATAAAGTGACATTAATAGGCAATTTAGGACGTGATCCTGAAATTAGAACTACGGGGGAAGGAAAGGAAATAGCGAATCTTTCTTTAGCCACCAACGACATTTGGAAAGACCGTGTTACCGGTGAAAAAAAAGAAAAGACCGAATGGCATAGAGTAGTGATATTTAACGAAGGGTTAGTATCTGTTGTAAAAAATTACGTTAAAAAAGGTAGTAAATTATATATTGAAGGCTCGTTACAAACTCGTAAATGGAATGATAGTTCAGGTGTGGAAAAATATACTACAGAAATCGTATTGCAAAATTTTAATTCACAATTAATATTGTTGGATAGCAAAAATTCTACTAGTTCTAGTCTTCAAGATTCAGGTCATAGTGAATATAAGCATTCCAAGCCTTCTTTTGATCATAGCGACTTAGATGACGAAATACCGTTCTAA
- the uvrA gene encoding excinuclease ABC subunit UvrA translates to MNQEYIKVRGAKEHNLKNINVDIPRNKFVVITGLSGSGKSSLAFDTIYAEGQRRYVESLSSYARQFLHLQNKPNVESISGLSPAIAIDQKTTSKNPRSTVGTITEIYDYLRLLYARVGIPYSPATGLPIHSQTVSEMVDIINELPTGTKIYLLAPIVRGHKGEFKREIMNLKKQGFQKLIVNGETCEIDDLPKLDKNKKHNIEVIVDRIVLDENLGNRLADSLESSLNLADGITYLEIVELPTVANTEYEKNQRITFSEKYSCPVSGFQLTEIEPRIFSFNSPFGACPKCEGIGKEFFFDRDLIVPDHRISIKDGAIVPWGSTSSKFILETLKALAEHYRFSIDSPFSALSDNIKTILFEGSGEEAIRFEFHDGSKTQVIHQPFAGIIPSLQEKDRTIESVLIKEELAKFKSEHKCTACNGYRLKDEALCVKIVNIHIGEVADMSIATLQQWFAHLEQKLNKKQLFIAERILKEINERLKFLMNVGLDYLTLSRESGTLSGGESQRIRLASQIGSGLSGVLYVLDEPSIGLHQRDNTRLIETLKRLRDLGNTVLVVEHDEETMYEADHIIDIGPGAGIHGGRVIAEGNAEEIKNFEESITGRYLSGRQTIKVPTQTRTGHDNRAIELIGAVSNNLDNVDIKIPLGTFTAITGVSGSGKSSLMIHTLYKAALKHLEPTAKVFPGKYQKLKGLEYIDKIIDINQSPIGRTPRSNPATYTGAFTHIRDWFVELPESKARGYKVGRFSFNVKGGRCEACQGDGLIKIEMHFLPDVYVKCDICNGHRYNRETLEIKYKGKSIADILMMTVEDAMQFFEKIPLIYEKLITLNEVGLGYIKIGQSATTLSGGEAQRVKLAKELSRRSTGKTLYILDEPTTGLHIDDINKLLKVLHKLVDMGNTVLVIEHNLDVIKTADYIIDVGPEGGDKGGKIVVHGTPADIAACSESHTGRYLKQYLK, encoded by the coding sequence ATGAACCAAGAATATATCAAGGTACGTGGTGCTAAAGAGCACAATCTAAAGAATATAAATGTTGATATTCCAAGGAATAAATTTGTCGTTATAACTGGTCTTAGCGGTTCGGGTAAATCTTCCTTAGCGTTTGATACGATTTATGCAGAGGGTCAAAGAAGATATGTTGAGAGCTTATCTTCATATGCAAGACAATTTTTGCATTTGCAAAATAAACCGAATGTCGAGTCTATTTCTGGATTATCGCCAGCTATTGCGATTGATCAGAAAACTACTTCTAAGAATCCACGTTCTACAGTTGGAACTATAACCGAGATTTACGATTATCTCAGGTTATTATATGCAAGGGTTGGGATTCCTTATTCTCCGGCAACGGGTCTGCCTATACATAGTCAAACTGTTTCTGAAATGGTAGATATAATAAACGAATTACCTACGGGAACGAAGATATATTTACTAGCTCCGATTGTTAGAGGGCATAAAGGGGAATTCAAACGTGAGATTATGAATCTGAAAAAGCAAGGATTCCAGAAGTTAATTGTTAATGGGGAAACTTGTGAAATAGATGATTTGCCGAAGCTTGATAAAAATAAAAAACATAATATTGAAGTAATTGTTGATAGGATAGTTTTAGATGAGAATTTAGGCAATAGGCTAGCTGATAGTTTAGAGAGTTCATTAAATCTTGCTGATGGTATTACCTACCTAGAAATCGTAGAATTACCAACTGTAGCTAATACTGAATACGAAAAAAATCAGCGTATAACTTTTTCTGAAAAATATTCTTGTCCAGTGTCAGGATTTCAGCTTACAGAAATTGAACCAAGAATATTTTCCTTTAATAGTCCTTTTGGTGCATGTCCTAAATGTGAGGGAATTGGTAAAGAGTTTTTCTTCGATCGTGATTTAATCGTACCAGATCACAGAATATCTATTAAAGATGGTGCAATAGTGCCGTGGGGCAGTACGTCCTCAAAATTTATCCTAGAGACATTAAAAGCACTTGCTGAGCATTATAGATTTTCTATAGACTCACCTTTTTCAGCTTTATCTGATAATATTAAAACAATTTTATTTGAAGGTTCTGGAGAAGAAGCGATAAGATTTGAGTTTCATGATGGTTCTAAAACACAAGTAATTCATCAGCCATTCGCTGGAATAATACCGAGTTTGCAAGAAAAAGATCGCACTATAGAATCGGTTTTAATCAAGGAAGAGTTAGCTAAATTTAAGTCAGAACATAAATGTACGGCTTGTAATGGCTATAGGCTAAAAGATGAAGCTTTATGTGTTAAAATAGTAAATATTCATATAGGTGAAGTAGCAGATATGAGTATTGCAACACTGCAACAATGGTTTGCTCACCTAGAACAAAAATTAAATAAAAAACAATTATTTATCGCTGAACGTATCCTTAAAGAAATTAATGAAAGACTAAAATTTTTGATGAATGTCGGGCTTGATTACCTAACATTGTCAAGAGAGTCTGGTACTTTATCAGGAGGTGAAAGTCAGCGTATTCGTCTTGCTTCGCAAATAGGATCGGGCTTAAGCGGTGTTTTATACGTACTTGACGAGCCATCTATTGGCTTGCATCAACGTGATAATACTAGATTAATTGAAACGCTAAAAAGGCTAAGAGATCTTGGTAATACTGTTTTAGTGGTTGAGCATGACGAAGAAACAATGTATGAGGCTGATCATATTATCGATATAGGACCTGGTGCTGGTATTCATGGTGGTCGGGTTATTGCTGAGGGTAATGCCGAAGAAATAAAGAATTTTGAAGAAAGTATTACAGGAAGATATTTAAGCGGTCGTCAAACAATTAAAGTGCCAACACAAACACGAACAGGACATGATAATAGAGCAATAGAGCTTATTGGAGCTGTTTCTAATAATTTGGATAATGTCGATATAAAAATTCCGCTTGGTACATTTACTGCTATAACAGGGGTATCAGGAAGCGGAAAATCAAGTTTGATGATCCATACTCTATATAAGGCTGCTTTAAAGCACCTAGAGCCTACAGCAAAAGTATTTCCAGGAAAATATCAAAAATTAAAAGGGCTTGAATATATAGACAAAATTATCGATATTAATCAGTCGCCAATCGGCAGAACTCCGCGTTCTAACCCTGCAACTTATACCGGTGCGTTTACTCATATTAGAGACTGGTTTGTAGAACTGCCTGAGTCAAAAGCCAGAGGTTATAAGGTTGGTAGGTTTTCATTTAACGTTAAGGGTGGTAGATGTGAGGCATGTCAAGGTGATGGGCTAATTAAGATAGAGATGCACTTCTTGCCTGATGTATATGTAAAATGCGACATTTGTAACGGTCATAGATATAATAGAGAAACTTTAGAGATAAAATATAAAGGTAAATCTATTGCTGATATATTAATGATGACGGTAGAAGATGCGATGCAATTCTTTGAAAAAATCCCATTAATCTATGAAAAACTTATTACCTTAAATGAAGTGGGGCTTGGTTACATTAAAATCGGTCAATCGGCAACTACTCTTTCAGGAGGGGAGGCACAGCGTGTTAAACTTGCTAAAGAGCTATCAAGGCGTTCAACCGGTAAAACTCTTTACATACTAGATGAGCCGACTACAGGGCTGCATATTGACGATATCAATAAATTGTTAAAAGTACTGCATAAACTTGTTGATATGGGTAATACTGTTTTAGTTATCGAGCATAATCTAGATGTTATAAAAACAGCTGATTATATTATTGATGTTGGTCCTGAGGGTGGTGATAAAGGTGGTAAGATAGTGGTACATGGCACCCCTGCCGATATTGCTGCTTGCTCTGAAAGCCATACCGGTAGGTATCTAAAGCAGTATTTGAAATGA